In the Roseofilum reptotaenium CS-1145 genome, AGCGTTAGCCTCGATTGCACCTCAAAAACTGGAAAAACTGCGGGCAGTGATTGGTTAATGATTCAGCCCTATTTGTTCTGTCTCCATAATTCAAACCTGCTTCAGCAGGTTTTTTTCTGTCTAGAGCAATTATTCCGTAGGAATCTTAAATCTGTTATCACAGAGAAGATTCTGCCCTATCTTAAAGATCAACCTTATGTTTGATCGTCATCTTATGCATAAACGAGCAACTCGCTGGATCTCCCACCTGCTCCTATTTGTGGTTGTATTGAGTTTGATCGTACTCAACAACCATTTAAGCTGGAGTCTATCCCCTAAAACAAAAGAGTCTTCAGATCGACAAGACTTAATCAAGCTTGTTAACCATATCGAGCAGGTATGGAAACAAGAGTTTACCCATTACTTCCAATCCGATCCTAGAGATATCGAAGAGCTACAAGCACCAGAAATTTCCCAATTTCTAGCTCAAAAGGAGAAAGAAACAGGACAAACTCCAGCCCTTGTGTATATCCATCCAATGCCGGATAACCTAGAATTACTGTTGATTACGCCTAAGGGTAATTTGATCCATCATCAGATTCCAGAAGCATCGGGAAGTAACTTGGTGAATATAGTGAATGAATTTCGCTCTACGGTTACCAATCCCCGATATCTCCGCACAACGCGATATAAAGCTTCAGCGCAACAACTCTATGAGTGGATGATCAGCCCGATAGAAGCCGAATTAGAGACAGAAGGGATTGACACCTTGTTGTTATGTGCAGGAGTGGGATTAAGATCGGTTCCCTTTGCTGCGTTGTTTGATGGTGAGCAATTTTTGGTGGAAAAATATAGTTTGGTGATAATCCCAGCCTTTAACTTAATGACGGTGGGCACCGAAAACACCCAAAAGACCCAACTTTTGGCTATGGGAGCTTCTGAATTTCAGGAGCTAGAGCCTCTCCCCGCTGTTGCTCTAGAATTGGAATTGCTCCGTGATGGAGTGGTACAAGGGGACAGAGCTTGGGAAAGTCGCGCCTTTTTCAATGAAGAATTTACCTTAGATAACTTACAAGCTCAATTGCAATCCCAGGATTTTGATATTGTTCATTTAGCCACCCATGCTGAATTTCAGCCCGGACAACCGCAGCAATCCTATATTCAATTTTGGGATAGTCAGCTCACGCTGGATCGGATTCGCCAACTGCCGTTGGACGATCCACCTTTGGATTTGCTGGTTCTGAGTGCTTGTCGAACGGCTATTGGCGATCCAGAGGCGGAGTTAGGATTTGCCGGGTTGGCGTTTGAAAGTGGGGTACAATCGGCATTAGCGAGTCTTTGGTATGTCAGTGATGGGGGAACGTTGGCGCTGATGAGTGAGTTTTATCAGCAGTTACCCCGATCGCCGATTAAAGCAGAAGCCTTGCGCCAAGCGCAAATTTCCCTCCTGCGAGGACAAGTGAGTTTAAGAGATCGCCAATTACGGGGAAGTCGGGGAGCGGTAGACTTGCCTTCAGAATTGGGGAACTTAGCGATCGAAAATTTGGCAGCGCCGTTTTATTGGGCAGCATTTACTCTAATTGGTTCTCCTTGGTAGAGGATAGGGGAATGGGAAGTGTAATACGCCAGAATGGGAAAAAATGAATCTGAATTGGAGGATATGCTGATGAGATTTAGCGCTCAACGGAGACAATGGGTTGCGGTTGCTCTGGCAACCCTGCTGTTGGTATCGGGTTGTGCCAGTGGTACAGGAACGTCGTCTTCAAGCAGTAGCCAGCGGAATGCACCCACCCAAACGCAGCCCAAGAAGACATCAGAAGATACCACTCAATCCTGGCAAAATACCCAACGGGAAACCACCCAACGCAATGCTGCACCAGCCGTGAAGAAAGAAGCGCTTCCGGGTTCTAGTTTTAACCGCTTTTTCCCGAAGTCTGCGGATGGATATCAGGTGGTTGCGGCTCAGGAGAAAAAGGGATTTGCTGAGTATAAGCTCAAGAAGGGGGGCGCGGATATGGCAGTTTTGTCGATTTCCGATACGATTAGTTTGCCTGCGGCTCGGAAAAAGTATGAAAACAGTACCCAGACCATTGGAGGATTTCCAGCGGCAAATCAAGGTAGCAATATTACGGGAGTTCTGGTGGCAGATCGGTTTCAAGTGAAGGCACAATCTCGCGATCAGTCGTTTACACAAAGCGATCGTCAAACTTGGCTGCAAAAGTTTGATTTACAAGGGTTATCGAGATTACAATAAACTAAATTGTTGAAGACAAGGGGCCCCCAGCCTCTTG is a window encoding:
- a CDS encoding CHAT domain-containing protein; this encodes MFDRHLMHKRATRWISHLLLFVVVLSLIVLNNHLSWSLSPKTKESSDRQDLIKLVNHIEQVWKQEFTHYFQSDPRDIEELQAPEISQFLAQKEKETGQTPALVYIHPMPDNLELLLITPKGNLIHHQIPEASGSNLVNIVNEFRSTVTNPRYLRTTRYKASAQQLYEWMISPIEAELETEGIDTLLLCAGVGLRSVPFAALFDGEQFLVEKYSLVIIPAFNLMTVGTENTQKTQLLAMGASEFQELEPLPAVALELELLRDGVVQGDRAWESRAFFNEEFTLDNLQAQLQSQDFDIVHLATHAEFQPGQPQQSYIQFWDSQLTLDRIRQLPLDDPPLDLLVLSACRTAIGDPEAELGFAGLAFESGVQSALASLWYVSDGGTLALMSEFYQQLPRSPIKAEALRQAQISLLRGQVSLRDRQLRGSRGAVDLPSELGNLAIENLAAPFYWAAFTLIGSPW